The Sediminispirochaeta smaragdinae DSM 11293 genome has a segment encoding these proteins:
- a CDS encoding DEAD/DEAH box helicase — protein MSNITTFQDLGLSQETLDAIVKKGFEEPTTIQARTIPVMLHSDANIIAQAQTGTGKTAAFGLPLLDLVDPVSRTVQALVLVPTRELAIQVSEEINSFRGSKKVRIVPIYGGQSIDQQLRRLKQGVQIVVGTPGRIIDHLNRKTLNLTAISHLILDEADEMLNMGFIDEMEEILKHTNPDKRTLLFSATMPDKIKKLANDYMEGYELIAVEKEQLTTNLTEQIYFEVKASDKFEALCRIIDIEDSFYGLVFCRTKNDVDTVVNHLLDRGYDAAPLHGDISQAQRERTLGKFKRQNINILVATDVAARGIDVNNLTHVINYSLPQDPEAYVHRIGRTGRAGNEGTAITFITPSEYKRLMFIRKITKTDIKKSQLPKVADIIDAKRKKIDEDLGAIFTKEIDQSYYDWAKRWLEESGKSPSQILAALLSLSFNDDLNPNSYGEIAEVRGGDRSQIDHHGTARLFVALGKKDRITPRQLIDLLTSRSPVRPKQIGDIQIMENFSFVTVPFFLAEKIVAGFKSKGKKPLVTRAKSFEGGKRRKHRTV, from the coding sequence ATGAGTAATATAACCACTTTTCAGGATCTTGGACTTTCCCAAGAAACCCTTGATGCAATTGTAAAAAAAGGTTTTGAAGAACCTACAACGATTCAGGCCCGTACCATTCCTGTCATGCTTCATTCTGACGCTAACATCATAGCCCAGGCCCAGACCGGAACCGGAAAGACTGCGGCCTTCGGTCTTCCTCTTCTCGATTTGGTCGATCCTGTTTCCAGGACGGTTCAGGCGCTTGTCTTGGTACCGACCAGAGAATTGGCGATTCAGGTATCGGAGGAGATCAACTCCTTCCGCGGCTCAAAAAAAGTACGTATTGTTCCCATTTACGGGGGGCAGTCCATTGATCAACAGCTTCGAAGGCTCAAACAGGGGGTCCAGATCGTTGTCGGCACTCCGGGGCGTATTATCGATCATCTGAATCGAAAAACCCTTAACCTAACGGCTATCTCCCACTTGATTCTCGATGAGGCGGACGAAATGCTCAATATGGGCTTTATCGATGAGATGGAAGAGATCCTGAAGCATACGAATCCCGACAAACGGACCTTGCTCTTTTCAGCGACGATGCCCGATAAGATCAAAAAGCTTGCCAATGATTATATGGAAGGCTACGAGCTGATCGCTGTAGAGAAGGAACAACTGACGACAAACCTTACCGAGCAGATCTATTTTGAGGTGAAGGCCTCTGATAAGTTTGAGGCCCTCTGCAGAATTATCGATATTGAAGATAGCTTTTATGGCCTTGTATTCTGTCGAACAAAGAATGATGTCGATACCGTTGTAAATCACCTGCTTGATCGCGGTTACGATGCTGCGCCCCTGCACGGAGATATTTCTCAGGCCCAGCGGGAGCGCACCCTTGGAAAATTCAAGCGGCAGAACATCAATATTCTCGTGGCCACCGATGTCGCCGCCAGAGGTATCGATGTAAATAACCTTACCCATGTCATCAACTATTCCCTTCCCCAGGATCCTGAAGCGTATGTTCATCGAATTGGTAGGACGGGAAGGGCCGGAAACGAGGGAACGGCGATAACCTTTATTACTCCCAGCGAGTATAAGCGCCTGATGTTTATTCGGAAGATCACCAAAACCGACATCAAGAAGTCCCAACTACCGAAGGTAGCGGATATTATTGATGCAAAGCGGAAAAAGATCGATGAAGATCTCGGTGCTATCTTTACAAAGGAAATCGATCAAAGTTATTACGATTGGGCGAAACGGTGGCTGGAGGAGAGTGGTAAATCACCAAGTCAGATTCTTGCCGCCCTTCTTTCCCTTTCCTTTAACGATGATTTGAATCCCAATAGCTATGGAGAGATTGCAGAGGTTAGAGGCGGGGACAGGAGTCAGATCGATCATCACGGCACCGCCCGGCTATTTGTAGCCCTCGGAAAAAAAGACCGCATCACTCCCCGGCAGCTCATTGACCTGTTGACGAGTCGATCTCCGGTTCGTCCGAAGCAGATCGGTGATATTCAGATCATGGAAAATTTCTCTTTCGTGACGGTTCCTTTTTTTCTTGCAGAAAAGATAGTGGCCGGTTTTAAAAGTAAAGGGAAAAAGCCCCTTGTTACCAGAGCGAAATCTTTTGAGGGTGGTAAGAGGAGAAAACACCGAACCGTGTGA
- a CDS encoding S1C family serine protease, with amino-acid sequence MKLYSRGQLLFFTISGMLLLICILIGFGLVKLPKGDDEVQATDVKSDPLPFVLETSSTPQTQGLMETSTGNTSYSEDERINIQVYESMNKAVVNITTETLSLNWFLEPVPQDGGTGSGSIIDSRGYILTNYHVVENAYKVFVNLYDGSQYEGEVIGKDQENDLAVLKFDPGDKRLVTIAFGDSSQLKVGQKVLAIGNPFGYDRTLTTGIISGLGRPVRTRQNLVIRDMIQTDASINPGNSGGPLLDSSGRMVGINTMIYSPSGGSVGIGFAVPVDTARRVVPELIASGKVNRGWIDIVPVQLDPSIVRYANLPISKGLLVSRVLQGGNAEKAGIRGGDPDKGVRYGRAIIYFGGDIITEVDGMKTTTLSDLFSALEDNRPGDSVEIEFFRGKNKKRISLVLNERPDGFAW; translated from the coding sequence ATGAAACTCTACAGCAGAGGCCAGTTACTCTTTTTTACCATTAGCGGCATGTTGCTGTTGATATGTATTTTGATCGGATTTGGCTTGGTTAAGCTGCCGAAGGGGGACGACGAGGTTCAGGCGACCGATGTGAAGAGTGATCCCCTCCCTTTTGTTCTTGAGACCAGCTCGACACCGCAGACTCAGGGGCTTATGGAGACCTCGACCGGTAACACCTCCTATAGTGAGGATGAGCGGATAAATATCCAGGTCTATGAATCGATGAATAAGGCGGTCGTGAATATTACCACCGAGACGCTTAGTTTAAATTGGTTTCTCGAGCCCGTTCCTCAGGATGGGGGTACCGGTTCCGGGTCCATCATCGATAGCCGAGGTTATATCCTCACGAATTATCATGTCGTTGAGAATGCGTATAAGGTTTTTGTAAATCTCTATGATGGTTCGCAGTACGAAGGCGAGGTTATAGGTAAGGACCAGGAGAACGATCTCGCCGTACTAAAGTTTGACCCGGGCGATAAACGGCTGGTAACCATTGCCTTCGGCGATTCTTCCCAGCTGAAGGTAGGGCAAAAAGTCTTGGCCATCGGGAACCCGTTCGGTTACGATCGTACCCTCACTACAGGAATTATTTCGGGCCTTGGGAGGCCCGTCCGGACCCGGCAGAACCTTGTTATCCGTGACATGATTCAGACCGACGCCTCTATCAACCCCGGAAATTCGGGTGGGCCCCTTCTCGATTCCTCCGGAAGAATGGTCGGTATCAATACCATGATCTATTCGCCTTCGGGCGGCTCGGTGGGGATTGGTTTTGCCGTGCCCGTGGATACCGCCCGCCGTGTGGTTCCCGAGCTGATTGCAAGCGGAAAGGTGAATCGTGGCTGGATTGATATCGTGCCTGTACAGCTCGATCCCAGTATCGTTCGTTATGCAAACCTGCCTATCTCCAAGGGCTTATTGGTTTCCCGTGTGCTTCAGGGGGGAAATGCAGAGAAGGCGGGGATCAGGGGTGGAGATCCCGATAAGGGGGTAAGATACGGGCGAGCGATTATCTACTTCGGCGGGGATATCATCACCGAAGTGGATGGGATGAAGACGACGACACTTAGCGACCTCTTTTCCGCTCTGGAGGACAATCGACCTGGAGATAGCGTAGAAATAGAGTTCTTCAGGGGAAAAAACAAGAAACGCATTTCCCTGGTCCTGAACGAACGTCCCGATGGTTTTGCTTGGTAA
- a CDS encoding GNAT family N-acetyltransferase — protein MNELVSIEISDPNDPDARHCLSQYYKELAELFTSGFDPSVSSTMEPDEMCLPHGMLLVARTDGRAVGCGAIRFLPDYGEIKRMWVDPSARGLGIASRILDRLEMAAEERGLRQFRLDTNALLKAASTMYERRGYRPIPRYNDNSYADRWYQKDMGSP, from the coding sequence ATGAATGAATTGGTCTCCATTGAAATTTCCGACCCCAACGATCCTGATGCACGTCATTGTCTTTCACAGTATTACAAGGAGCTTGCCGAATTATTTACTAGCGGTTTTGACCCCTCTGTCTCTTCGACCATGGAGCCAGATGAAATGTGTTTGCCTCATGGTATGCTTCTTGTCGCTCGTACGGATGGGCGAGCGGTGGGCTGCGGTGCAATCCGTTTTCTACCTGACTATGGAGAGATCAAGCGAATGTGGGTCGATCCTTCCGCCCGTGGACTTGGAATTGCCTCCCGGATTCTCGACCGCCTTGAGATGGCTGCCGAAGAGCGGGGGCTTCGGCAATTTCGCCTGGATACCAATGCTCTTTTAAAGGCTGCCTCCACAATGTACGAGCGTAGGGGCTACAGGCCCATTCCCCGATATAACGACAATAGCTATGCCGATCGCTGGTATCAGAAAGATATGGGAAGCCCTTAG
- a CDS encoding RNA recognition motif domain-containing protein, with protein sequence MAKKLYVGNLSYSSTEPGLEDLFGQYGQVVSAKIVLDRETKRSRGFGFVEMEQDDAAEAAISALDGYEFDGRRLRVNEAMERERRPRRDFHRD encoded by the coding sequence ATGGCCAAGAAACTTTATGTTGGGAATCTTAGTTATTCCTCAACGGAACCGGGACTGGAAGATCTTTTCGGACAGTACGGGCAGGTAGTAAGCGCGAAGATCGTCCTCGATCGTGAAACCAAACGATCGCGAGGCTTCGGCTTTGTGGAGATGGAGCAGGATGATGCCGCCGAAGCTGCAATTTCTGCCCTTGACGGGTATGAGTTCGATGGACGCAGACTCCGGGTTAATGAGGCTATGGAGCGGGAACGCCGACCACGACGTGATTTTCACCGCGACTGA
- the gltB gene encoding glutamate synthase large subunit: MQPEQGLYDPQFEHDACGVGFIANIDGTRAHDIVEDSIQILINLEHRGAVGGDMKTGDGAGMLTQIPDDFFRSKVSFTLPPAGEYGVGVFFLSGLSADYYEKGKEIVESTIQDEGGSFLGWREVPINTDALGETALASLPAIEQAFFSFSDLKGLELERRLYICRKVMEKRASDLGMEIDDFYIPSLSSRTIVYKGMFVSTQFTGFYPDVLDPLFTSAISLVHQRYSTNTFPSWALAQPFRYIAHNGEINTLRRNMNNMMARETSISSPLFGDEITKLSPIVNPATSDSAVFDNVFELLVEGGRDMDHAMMMMVPEAFGTRYHISEDKRAFYEYHAAIMEPWDGPAAIVFTDGIRIGATLDRNGLRPGRYVTTKSGKVVLASEAGVLEFPPEQIIEKGRLAPGKMFLVDTEKKRVFKDNVLKAAVSRGKPYRRWLEKNKIELKGLFGLPSPVPLDKDTLLSRLRAFGYTLEDVVKIITPMTVNAQEPIGSMGNDAALAVLSERPQLLYDYFKQMFAQVTNPPIDAYRENLVMSLMSFVGRERNLLAESPEHCRQLKLAHPVLTNDDLHRLRNSQIDDFHVESVPMLFPCCETGGALKPALDQLCRQVEEKIDEGASLIILSDRGMSQEMVPIPALLAMGAVQQYLVRQGKRHLSGIIIETGEAREVHHVATLVGYGASGVNPYMVFEALMDLKRRGYIPEEITVEQAAENYITAVKKGLLKVMSKMGISTLRSYRGSQIYEALGLNSDLMKEYFPHTPSNIEGIGLAEIERETVQRHLSGYRFDEKQLDHLDSGGLYNYRKNSTRHRFTPLAIVKLQKAVREGSYETFKEYSGEINNIEKNLCSLRGLFTFKEREAIPLEEVESAEEIVKRFASAAMSFGSLSEEAHTTIAIAMNRLGAMSNSGEGGEDNHRYKPLPGGDSAVSTVKQIASGRFGVTGEYLVNAKELQIKMAQGAKPGEGGQLPGHKVDDIIARVRHSTPGVMLISPPPHHDIYSIEDLAQLIYDLKHANPKARVSVKLVSEVGVGTIAAGVAKGKADMVLISSGEGGTGASPLSSLYHAGSYWELGLAETQQVLVKNKLRENIRVQVDGQLRTGRDIVVAAMLGAEEFGFGTVTLVSLGCILMRKCHLNSCPVGIATQDERLRCRFQGKPEHLMNFMLFVAREVREIMASLGFRRFEEMVGRSDLLDVTHAVDHYKMKGLDLSKILEEPDPNPDAPRRCLGYIKTDFTKSFDWHMIQEAKPAIEKKEPVELSYKVRNSNRTIGAMLSSEVSSRYGLEGLAEDTIKIHLQGSAGQSFGAFLAHGISLSLEGEANDYFGKGLSGGKLAVFPPKGSQFLAQRNIITGNVNLFGATGGEAYINGRAGERFAVRNSGAVAVVEGVGDHGCEYMTGGAVIVLGETGINFAAGMSGGIAYVLDESQLFDTRCNLEMVDVEQITDEKDEAFMKHYIERHVRYTGSRNGARILEIWDEIVPLFVKVIPIDYRKALERINRNRVVQSESAFITEEVGG, encoded by the coding sequence ATGCAACCTGAGCAAGGCTTATATGATCCGCAATTTGAACATGATGCCTGTGGTGTGGGTTTTATTGCCAATATAGACGGCACAAGGGCCCACGATATCGTAGAAGACAGTATCCAGATTTTGATTAATCTGGAACACCGAGGAGCTGTCGGCGGCGACATGAAGACCGGAGACGGTGCCGGTATGCTGACCCAGATCCCCGATGATTTTTTTCGTTCCAAGGTCTCTTTCACCCTTCCTCCCGCCGGTGAATATGGAGTAGGAGTTTTTTTTCTCTCCGGCCTGTCCGCCGACTATTATGAAAAGGGGAAAGAGATCGTCGAATCGACGATACAAGATGAGGGAGGCTCCTTCCTCGGTTGGCGAGAGGTGCCTATCAATACCGATGCCCTCGGTGAGACAGCTCTTGCGAGCCTGCCTGCCATAGAACAAGCCTTCTTTTCTTTTTCTGATCTGAAGGGGCTTGAACTTGAACGAAGACTCTACATTTGTCGTAAGGTGATGGAAAAGAGGGCCTCCGACCTGGGAATGGAGATTGATGATTTCTATATTCCCTCACTTTCTTCCCGGACCATCGTTTACAAGGGAATGTTTGTGTCGACGCAGTTTACCGGTTTTTACCCGGATGTCCTTGATCCCCTTTTTACAAGTGCGATTTCGCTGGTCCACCAGCGCTACAGTACCAATACCTTTCCCTCCTGGGCCCTTGCCCAGCCTTTCCGCTATATTGCCCATAACGGAGAGATCAATACCCTTCGAAGAAACATGAATAATATGATGGCGAGGGAAACTTCGATCTCATCGCCGCTTTTCGGCGATGAGATCACAAAACTTTCTCCGATTGTGAATCCGGCAACCAGCGATTCGGCCGTCTTCGATAACGTATTCGAGCTGCTGGTGGAAGGAGGCCGGGATATGGACCACGCCATGATGATGATGGTCCCCGAGGCCTTCGGGACCCGCTACCACATATCCGAAGACAAGCGAGCCTTCTACGAATACCATGCGGCAATCATGGAGCCCTGGGACGGGCCTGCCGCAATTGTCTTTACCGATGGGATACGGATCGGTGCGACCCTCGATAGAAACGGCCTCAGACCCGGACGGTATGTAACCACCAAGAGCGGAAAGGTCGTTCTTGCCTCGGAAGCGGGGGTCCTTGAGTTTCCTCCGGAGCAGATCATTGAAAAGGGGCGTCTCGCTCCCGGCAAGATGTTCCTCGTTGATACGGAAAAGAAGCGGGTCTTCAAGGATAATGTGCTTAAGGCGGCGGTGAGCCGAGGCAAACCCTACCGGAGGTGGCTTGAGAAAAATAAGATCGAACTCAAGGGGCTCTTTGGACTACCGAGTCCCGTTCCCCTGGACAAAGATACCCTCTTAAGTCGTCTGCGGGCCTTTGGTTATACCCTTGAGGATGTGGTGAAGATCATTACGCCTATGACGGTCAATGCTCAGGAACCTATAGGATCGATGGGAAACGATGCAGCCCTTGCTGTACTCTCCGAACGACCGCAGCTCTTGTACGATTATTTTAAGCAGATGTTTGCACAGGTGACCAATCCGCCTATTGACGCCTATCGGGAAAACCTCGTCATGAGCCTTATGAGCTTTGTCGGACGGGAACGTAATCTTCTTGCCGAATCCCCCGAGCATTGCCGCCAGTTAAAGTTGGCCCATCCCGTACTTACCAACGACGATTTACATCGCCTGCGCAATAGTCAGATCGATGATTTCCATGTCGAGAGCGTACCGATGCTTTTCCCTTGTTGTGAGACCGGAGGGGCCCTAAAACCTGCCCTGGACCAGCTGTGTCGGCAGGTTGAGGAGAAAATCGACGAAGGTGCATCCCTCATCATCCTCAGCGACCGTGGAATGAGTCAGGAGATGGTGCCGATTCCCGCACTTTTAGCCATGGGAGCGGTGCAGCAATACCTTGTCAGACAGGGTAAACGACATCTCTCCGGTATCATCATAGAAACAGGAGAGGCTAGAGAGGTCCATCATGTGGCGACCCTTGTTGGTTACGGCGCAAGCGGAGTGAATCCCTACATGGTCTTCGAGGCCCTGATGGACTTGAAGCGAAGGGGCTATATCCCGGAGGAAATCACTGTCGAACAGGCTGCTGAAAACTACATCACAGCAGTTAAAAAGGGGTTGCTTAAGGTCATGTCGAAGATGGGAATTTCAACCCTCAGAAGTTACCGCGGTTCCCAGATCTATGAGGCTTTGGGGCTTAACAGCGATCTCATGAAGGAATATTTTCCCCATACCCCTTCGAACATAGAGGGAATCGGCCTCGCCGAGATCGAGAGGGAGACGGTACAGCGCCACCTATCGGGCTATCGGTTTGATGAAAAGCAGCTCGATCATCTCGATTCCGGAGGACTGTACAACTACAGAAAAAATTCCACCCGTCATCGTTTTACTCCTCTTGCCATTGTCAAGCTGCAAAAGGCGGTGAGGGAAGGTAGTTATGAAACCTTCAAGGAGTATTCCGGCGAGATTAATAATATCGAAAAAAATCTCTGTAGCCTGCGGGGATTATTCACCTTTAAAGAGCGGGAGGCCATCCCCCTGGAAGAGGTCGAATCGGCGGAGGAGATCGTAAAGCGTTTTGCCTCCGCTGCCATGTCGTTCGGTTCCCTGAGTGAAGAGGCCCATACCACCATTGCCATTGCCATGAATCGTCTCGGGGCCATGAGCAACTCGGGGGAAGGTGGCGAGGATAACCATCGCTACAAACCTCTTCCCGGTGGAGATAGCGCCGTAAGCACGGTTAAGCAGATTGCCTCGGGCCGTTTCGGTGTAACCGGGGAATACCTTGTTAACGCGAAAGAGCTCCAGATCAAGATGGCCCAGGGCGCAAAACCAGGTGAAGGCGGCCAACTTCCCGGCCACAAGGTCGATGATATTATCGCCAGGGTTCGCCATTCGACGCCGGGAGTGATGCTGATCTCTCCCCCTCCTCATCACGATATCTATTCGATCGAGGACCTTGCACAGCTTATCTATGACCTGAAGCATGCAAATCCAAAGGCAAGGGTTTCGGTCAAGCTGGTTTCGGAAGTCGGTGTGGGAACCATCGCGGCAGGGGTTGCAAAGGGAAAGGCCGATATGGTGCTTATCAGCAGCGGCGAGGGCGGTACCGGTGCTTCTCCCCTTTCTTCTCTCTACCATGCCGGCTCGTACTGGGAGTTAGGCCTTGCTGAGACCCAGCAGGTCCTTGTGAAGAACAAGCTCCGGGAAAATATCCGGGTCCAGGTGGACGGCCAGTTGCGGACCGGACGCGATATCGTCGTTGCCGCTATGCTGGGGGCCGAAGAGTTTGGCTTCGGTACGGTTACCCTGGTGAGTCTCGGTTGTATCTTGATGCGTAAATGCCATCTCAACAGCTGCCCTGTGGGAATTGCAACCCAGGACGAGCGGCTGCGCTGTCGTTTCCAGGGAAAGCCGGAACATTTAATGAACTTTATGCTCTTTGTTGCCAGAGAGGTGAGAGAGATCATGGCGAGCCTCGGCTTTAGACGCTTTGAAGAGATGGTCGGACGAAGTGATCTATTGGATGTGACCCATGCGGTAGATCACTACAAAATGAAGGGGCTTGATCTTTCAAAGATTCTCGAAGAGCCAGATCCGAATCCTGACGCACCCCGGCGCTGTCTTGGCTACATAAAGACCGACTTCACCAAATCTTTTGACTGGCACATGATCCAGGAGGCCAAGCCGGCAATCGAGAAAAAAGAGCCGGTTGAGCTGAGCTATAAGGTAAGAAATAGTAACCGAACAATCGGGGCGATGCTTAGTAGTGAAGTCTCAAGCAGATATGGGCTTGAAGGGCTTGCTGAGGATACCATAAAGATACATCTACAGGGATCGGCAGGGCAAAGCTTCGGAGCCTTTCTGGCACATGGAATAAGCCTTTCTCTGGAGGGAGAGGCCAACGACTATTTCGGCAAGGGGCTTTCCGGTGGAAAGCTTGCGGTATTCCCTCCGAAGGGATCACAATTTCTCGCGCAACGGAACATCATTACCGGCAATGTCAACCTTTTCGGGGCGACAGGCGGGGAGGCCTACATAAACGGGAGGGCGGGTGAACGCTTTGCCGTCCGTAATAGTGGTGCAGTCGCCGTTGTTGAGGGCGTCGGGGATCACGGCTGTGAATATATGACAGGGGGGGCGGTTATCGTTCTCGGTGAGACCGGCATCAATTTTGCGGCTGGGATGAGCGGCGGTATCGCCTATGTCCTCGATGAGAGTCAACTGTTCGACACTCGGTGTAACCTGGAAATGGTAGATGTCGAGCAGATCACCGACGAAAAGGACGAGGCCTTCATGAAGCACTATATCGAACGCCACGTCCGTTACACGGGGAGCAGGAACGGTGCAAGGATTCTTGAAATCTGGGATGAGATTGTGCCGTTGTTTGTAAAGGTTATCCCGATTGATTACAGAAAGGCCCTTGAACGGATCAACCGAAACAGGGTGGTCCAGTCCGAGAGTGCCTTTATCACCGAAGAGGTGGGAGGCTGA
- the uvrB gene encoding excinuclease ABC subunit UvrB has translation MMEGEGFKLVSDYAPSGDQGAAIDALADGLSNGLRYQTLKGVTGSGKTFTMANIIRRAQLPTLVLSHNKTLAAQLYRELQGFFPNNAVEYFVSYYDYYQPEAYVPSKDLYIEKDSSINEEIDRLRLSATSSLMERSDVIVVSTVSCIYGLGSPVAYRDMRVKATVGESLNIASFARDLIRLQYDRNDAVLERGTFRIRGDVLEVFPAYLQEAFRMELDWDEVVRIRRIHPLTGDTIEELDSVQIYPAKHFVMPEEQVHTALERIRRELKDQLEYFEHRGKLLEAQRLRGRTEYDLEMLQEMGYCSGIENYSAPLSGRGEGQRPAVLLDYFPEKFLTFIDESHVTLPQVGAMYEGDRSRKMNLVEHGFRLPSALDNRPLFYAEFEELVDRVIYVSATPGKLEKRRSERLVEQIIRPTGLLDPELEVRPTKGQIEDLYAEIRKRVECNERTLVTTLTKKMSEDLTDYLSGLGLKVRYLHSEIETIERVEILRDLRLGTFDVLIGINLLREGLDLPEVSLIAILDADKIGFLRSATSLIQTIGRAARNEHGKVIMYADRISDAMKEAIGETERRRAIQEAYNEEHGITPTTIKKAVQDILVRKKEEAKKGETETIEMVKAGYNILIPAERKRLIRHLEEMMLEHAKNLEFEQAAVVRDEIGRLKELGKT, from the coding sequence ATGATGGAAGGTGAGGGCTTTAAACTTGTTTCAGACTATGCTCCGTCAGGGGATCAAGGGGCTGCGATCGATGCTTTGGCCGATGGACTTTCGAACGGACTTCGCTATCAGACCCTTAAGGGGGTAACAGGCTCGGGGAAGACCTTTACCATGGCTAATATCATCCGGAGAGCCCAGCTTCCCACCCTTGTCCTGAGCCATAATAAAACCCTTGCGGCACAGTTGTATCGGGAGTTGCAGGGATTCTTCCCGAATAATGCCGTCGAGTACTTTGTTAGTTACTACGATTACTATCAGCCCGAGGCATATGTTCCCTCCAAGGATCTCTATATCGAAAAGGATTCTTCGATAAATGAGGAGATCGATCGTCTCCGCTTATCTGCTACAAGCAGTCTCATGGAGCGCAGCGATGTCATAGTCGTTTCGACGGTAAGTTGCATCTACGGCCTTGGAAGTCCCGTCGCCTACCGCGATATGCGAGTAAAAGCTACCGTTGGCGAATCCCTGAATATCGCCTCCTTTGCCAGGGACCTGATTCGTCTCCAGTACGACAGAAACGATGCCGTTCTTGAACGGGGGACCTTCCGTATTCGGGGCGATGTCCTAGAGGTATTTCCTGCCTATCTCCAGGAAGCCTTTCGCATGGAGCTCGATTGGGATGAAGTGGTTCGTATCAGACGAATTCATCCCCTGACTGGTGATACCATCGAGGAGCTCGATTCCGTTCAGATCTATCCCGCTAAGCACTTTGTGATGCCGGAAGAGCAGGTACACACTGCCCTTGAGCGTATTCGCAGAGAGCTGAAAGATCAACTGGAATACTTTGAACATCGGGGAAAGCTTCTTGAGGCGCAACGCCTTAGGGGAAGAACGGAGTACGATTTGGAGATGCTTCAAGAGATGGGCTATTGTTCCGGCATAGAAAACTATTCGGCACCCCTTTCCGGACGAGGTGAAGGGCAGAGGCCTGCCGTGCTTCTCGATTATTTCCCGGAGAAGTTTCTTACCTTCATCGATGAAAGCCATGTCACCCTACCTCAGGTAGGGGCCATGTACGAGGGAGACCGTTCACGAAAAATGAATCTGGTCGAGCACGGTTTCAGGCTTCCTTCTGCTCTGGATAATCGCCCTCTTTTCTACGCCGAATTCGAGGAGCTGGTAGACCGTGTCATCTATGTGTCTGCCACCCCGGGGAAACTTGAAAAGCGGCGCTCAGAGAGGCTCGTAGAGCAGATCATTCGTCCCACAGGGCTCTTGGATCCTGAGTTGGAGGTCCGCCCGACAAAGGGGCAGATTGAGGATTTATATGCGGAAATCCGCAAGCGCGTCGAATGCAATGAACGGACATTGGTAACGACCCTTACCAAGAAGATGTCGGAGGATCTGACGGACTATCTTTCAGGACTCGGCCTTAAGGTCCGGTACCTCCATTCGGAGATTGAGACCATAGAACGGGTTGAGATCCTGCGGGACCTGCGTCTGGGAACCTTCGATGTACTTATCGGCATTAACCTCTTGCGGGAGGGGCTTGATTTACCGGAAGTCTCACTTATTGCGATTCTCGATGCCGATAAGATCGGTTTTTTGCGGTCGGCAACCAGCCTCATACAGACAATCGGTCGGGCTGCACGAAACGAACATGGAAAGGTCATCATGTATGCCGATAGAATTTCCGACGCAATGAAAGAAGCAATAGGCGAGACCGAACGTCGTCGGGCAATTCAGGAGGCTTATAACGAAGAGCACGGTATCACTCCCACTACCATCAAGAAGGCAGTACAGGATATTCTTGTACGAAAAAAAGAAGAGGCAAAGAAGGGTGAGACAGAGACCATCGAGATGGTCAAGGCCGGTTATAATATCCTTATTCCCGCCGAACGAAAACGATTGATCCGCCACCTTGAGGAGATGATGCTTGAGCATGCAAAGAATCTCGAATTCGAGCAGGCCGCCGTTGTTCGTGATGAGATCGGACGCCTGAAAGAGCTTGGAAAAACGTAA